In a genomic window of Prochlorococcus marinus subsp. marinus str. CCMP1375:
- a CDS encoding ABC transporter ATP-binding protein, with protein MIRRSQTFKLLVRLLKTLPKKRKRSLLLLLPIAAITGLVDVAVVALVSRIFTLFIGAPNKPSIPFSQLFTEDPKTKIILLVIVYIAVNWISSLLRLFLRACQERLTYSIWLDLTEIAQKKILSQPYEFFLANKTSELSTKLLLNVSRVSEKFVRPILQIVSGFFIVSFISIAILIFGKLTAVYLIFSLLLCYTFISYIVTPFIRFAARQRIKLETETNNVITESIKTIIDVLLTSSEPYFEKKYSKSRDKAFPFLWKAETLPEFPRALIEPFGITLIFSIGLFPLLSKNSGSDISEIVPFVATIAVASLKLTPPLQDLFRGFTDLRSGVPDLQEILKLVELQSTRLTLRSKNVPSPIGLLPKKYIRVNHLSYRYPNTENLVLNDININIPVGARIAFVGKTGSGKTTTANQILGLLRPSSGSIQLDGLDITEIEVPAWQASCSYVPQSINLLNTNIIENIAYGIDSDQIDEERVWDSLKAAHVDELVSELPMGLYTQIGDNGIRLSGGQRQRLVLARAFYRKSKLLVLDEATSALDNKTEANVMNAIDLVARRCTIIFIAHRLSTVQRCDCIYEFEDGQIKAFGNYEKLIEYSESFRDTINAAKEKDNTI; from the coding sequence ATGATACGTAGAAGTCAAACATTTAAGTTACTGGTTCGTCTTTTAAAGACACTACCAAAGAAAAGGAAAAGATCACTTCTTTTGCTTTTACCAATTGCTGCGATAACTGGGCTAGTCGATGTCGCTGTAGTAGCACTGGTATCACGCATTTTCACCCTTTTCATAGGAGCCCCAAATAAACCATCAATTCCTTTTAGCCAACTATTTACCGAAGATCCAAAAACTAAAATCATTTTGCTAGTGATTGTCTATATAGCTGTAAATTGGATATCTTCATTGCTCAGACTATTCCTAAGGGCATGTCAAGAAAGACTAACTTATTCAATTTGGCTAGATTTAACTGAAATAGCCCAAAAGAAAATATTATCACAACCATATGAATTTTTTCTAGCAAATAAAACTTCTGAATTATCTACAAAATTACTGCTAAATGTATCAAGAGTTTCTGAAAAATTTGTTCGGCCTATTTTACAAATAGTTAGTGGTTTCTTCATTGTATCATTCATATCAATAGCAATACTTATTTTTGGAAAACTAACAGCTGTGTATTTAATTTTTAGTCTTTTACTTTGCTATACCTTTATATCATATATTGTTACACCATTTATAAGATTTGCTGCTCGACAAAGAATCAAACTAGAAACCGAGACAAATAATGTAATTACAGAATCAATTAAAACAATAATTGATGTTCTGCTAACAAGTTCAGAGCCATACTTTGAAAAAAAATATTCTAAATCTAGAGATAAAGCTTTCCCATTCTTATGGAAAGCTGAAACGCTACCAGAATTCCCTAGGGCTTTAATTGAGCCATTTGGAATCACTCTTATTTTCAGTATTGGATTGTTTCCACTTCTGAGTAAGAATAGTGGATCTGATATTAGTGAAATAGTGCCTTTTGTAGCAACCATTGCTGTGGCTTCTCTAAAGTTAACTCCACCGTTACAAGATCTATTTCGAGGCTTTACTGATTTGAGAAGTGGAGTACCTGATCTTCAAGAAATATTAAAATTAGTAGAACTGCAATCTACTCGATTAACTCTAAGATCAAAAAATGTCCCCTCACCGATTGGTCTATTACCTAAAAAATATATTAGGGTCAATCATCTAAGTTATAGATATCCTAATACGGAAAATTTAGTATTAAATGACATTAATATAAATATACCTGTTGGAGCAAGAATAGCTTTTGTAGGAAAGACAGGTAGTGGTAAAACAACAACTGCAAATCAAATACTTGGGCTTCTAAGACCTTCTTCGGGATCTATACAGTTAGATGGTCTAGATATTACTGAAATAGAAGTTCCTGCATGGCAAGCAAGTTGTTCTTATGTACCACAGTCGATAAATCTTCTCAACACCAATATAATAGAGAATATTGCTTACGGAATAGATTCAGATCAGATAGATGAAGAAAGAGTATGGGACTCATTAAAAGCAGCTCATGTAGATGAATTAGTTTCTGAATTACCTATGGGTTTATATACACAAATAGGAGATAATGGTATCCGACTTTCTGGAGGGCAAAGACAAAGACTTGTTCTCGCTAGAGCCTTTTATAGGAAATCAAAATTATTAGTTCTAGATGAAGCTACTAGCGCATTAGATAATAAAACCGAAGCCAATGTAATGAATGCTATAGACTTAGTTGCAAGAAGATGCACAATAATATTTATCGCTCATAGATTATCAACAGTTCAAAGATGTGATTGCATATATGAATTTGAAGATGGACAAATTAAAGCATTTGGAAATTATGAAAAACTAATTGAATATTCAGAAAGTTTTAGAGATACAATTAATGCCGCAAAAGAAAAAGATAACACTATTTAA
- the asnB gene encoding asparagine synthase (glutamine-hydrolyzing) — protein sequence MCGIAGLICKDRQILALDEIGSKMNTSLLNRGPDDSGIWIDNDIGILLSHTRLSVNDLSKAGHQPMLSSSNRFVLTFNGEIYNHWDLRQELEITQGSQNWKSHSDTETLIQAIECWGVYKTLTKLIGMFAFGIFDRKENKFYLARDRFGEKPIYWGITGVGTRKVLIFGSDLKALKSYPEFNNTINRESMGLFINYNYVPDPHSIYENIWKLEAGKILEIDVTDDDYSKIYPMSWWQLEDTIKNVDGREIENESEAINLLKQELIKSVKSQSKADVKITSFLSGGIDSSLVSALLQETSNSQINTFTIGFENKRFDEATYARRISNYLGSNHSELIFTNEDALNIVPKINEYYSEPFADPAAIPTLLLCNAAKSQGYTVALSGDGADELFGGYNRYTMAPKIWKYFGIIPNFMKPMLINSVNKLSTQSIDLIGSILKIRQFRERLYKITDKISYSNSLEDLYYRLIREWSDVSSITEYKYNQPFTPISNERLNQSIHELKLDPVTFMMVIDCLSYLPGNNQVKLDRASMAVGLETRSPFLDKNVGELIWRLPINLKIKNNCGKYILKEILADYIPKKLFERPKAGFATPINEWIKGPLREWAEEMLNSNKVRDEGFLNPEITTKLLNEHIQGVKDNSKKLWSALIWESWIDKNI from the coding sequence TAGGAATACTGCTTAGTCATACGAGGTTGTCTGTTAATGATTTATCAAAAGCTGGACATCAGCCCATGTTATCTAGTTCTAACAGATTTGTTTTAACATTTAATGGTGAAATATATAATCACTGGGATTTAAGGCAAGAATTGGAAATAACTCAAGGTTCACAAAATTGGAAAAGTCATTCTGATACCGAAACATTAATACAGGCAATTGAGTGCTGGGGAGTATATAAAACATTAACAAAATTAATAGGAATGTTTGCCTTTGGAATATTTGATAGAAAAGAAAATAAATTTTATTTAGCAAGAGATAGATTCGGAGAAAAACCAATTTACTGGGGCATTACTGGTGTAGGTACTAGAAAAGTCTTGATATTTGGATCAGATTTGAAAGCCTTAAAATCATATCCTGAATTTAATAATACTATTAACAGAGAGTCTATGGGCTTATTTATTAACTATAATTATGTACCAGATCCCCATAGCATTTATGAAAATATTTGGAAATTAGAGGCTGGAAAGATTCTAGAAATTGATGTTACTGATGACGATTATAGCAAGATTTATCCGATGTCATGGTGGCAACTAGAAGATACGATAAAAAACGTAGATGGTAGAGAGATAGAGAACGAATCTGAAGCAATTAATTTATTAAAGCAAGAATTAATTAAATCAGTAAAATCTCAATCAAAAGCTGATGTGAAAATAACTTCCTTTCTATCTGGAGGAATAGACTCCTCCTTAGTATCAGCATTATTACAAGAAACATCAAATTCCCAAATCAATACTTTTACAATAGGTTTCGAAAATAAAAGGTTTGACGAAGCTACTTATGCTCGAAGAATTTCAAACTATTTAGGCTCAAATCATTCAGAGTTAATATTTACCAATGAAGATGCTCTGAATATTGTGCCAAAAATCAATGAATACTATTCAGAGCCATTTGCAGATCCTGCTGCAATTCCTACTTTATTACTTTGCAATGCTGCTAAGTCGCAAGGTTACACAGTTGCCTTAAGTGGAGATGGGGCCGACGAATTATTTGGAGGATATAATCGATATACAATGGCACCTAAAATATGGAAGTATTTTGGAATTATTCCAAATTTTATGAAGCCTATGTTAATAAATTCAGTCAATAAATTATCTACCCAAAGTATTGATTTAATAGGTTCAATTTTAAAAATACGTCAATTTAGGGAAAGGTTATATAAAATCACAGATAAAATAAGCTACAGTAATTCATTGGAAGATTTATATTATCGTTTAATTCGTGAATGGAGTGATGTTTCTTCAATAACTGAATACAAATATAATCAACCTTTTACACCTATTAGTAATGAACGATTAAATCAATCTATACATGAATTAAAATTAGATCCAGTTACTTTTATGATGGTCATAGACTGTTTATCATATTTGCCAGGAAATAATCAAGTTAAATTAGACAGGGCATCAATGGCTGTTGGTCTGGAAACAAGGTCACCTTTTCTAGACAAAAATGTTGGCGAACTCATCTGGAGGTTACCTATTAATCTGAAAATAAAAAATAATTGTGGAAAATATATTTTAAAGGAAATTCTTGCAGACTATATACCTAAAAAATTATTTGAAAGGCCCAAAGCAGGTTTTGCAACACCTATAAATGAATGGATTAAAGGACCTTTAAGAGAATGGGCAGAAGAAATGTTAAATAGTAATAAAGTGCGGGATGAGGGTTTTCTTAATCCAGAAATTACAACAAAGCTATTAAATGAACACATTCAAGGTGTAAAAGATAATAGTAAAAAATTATGGTCTGCTCTAATTTGGGAATCTTGGATTGATAAAAATATATAG
- a CDS encoding glycosyltransferase family 1 protein, which produces MNRCKIRQNIYNQELSLLAHIVLLSTADWDHPLWTNKQHVACSLADEGHYILYVESLGLRSVNATSKDWIRIFKRLIKGLSPPRNVYKNIWVWSPLVIPGSSKGIFLIINKFMLFFGIYIARKILRLRCEWLWTYNPLTTKLLNIKNFSQIIYHAVDAIQEQPNMPREIIESEEKKLCLKANNVFVTSPAIYRRLKPYSHNIKYYSNCCDYNHFSKALNIKRNNIPEDLMILKSPVIGFVGAISNYKLDFSLIYELAKNNKMWNFVFIGPVSEGEANTDTSLIDSLPNIHLFGYRPYSVLPSYCAGFDLAWLPLQKNPYTHSMFPMKFFEYLAAGLPVVATSIDSLQEFSNEAILCEVDYKHFESAIKSSLTTSYCDLELRLNLAKQYTYKKRTQSMLHDIQELINA; this is translated from the coding sequence ATGAATAGGTGCAAAATAAGGCAAAATATATATAACCAAGAATTGAGTCTATTGGCACATATTGTTTTGCTTTCTACAGCTGATTGGGATCATCCTTTATGGACAAATAAACAACATGTGGCTTGCTCTCTTGCAGATGAAGGCCATTATATTCTTTATGTAGAGTCATTAGGATTGAGATCAGTCAATGCTACTAGTAAAGATTGGATTCGTATATTTAAGAGATTAATCAAAGGTTTATCTCCTCCTAGGAATGTATATAAGAATATTTGGGTCTGGTCTCCATTGGTGATACCTGGCTCTTCAAAGGGAATATTTCTAATAATTAATAAATTTATGCTTTTTTTTGGTATTTATATCGCTAGAAAAATTTTAAGATTACGTTGTGAATGGCTCTGGACTTATAACCCTTTAACAACAAAGCTTCTAAATATAAAAAACTTTTCACAAATAATTTATCATGCTGTTGACGCTATTCAAGAACAACCAAATATGCCGAGAGAAATTATAGAAAGTGAAGAAAAAAAATTATGTCTTAAAGCTAATAATGTTTTTGTTACCTCTCCAGCTATTTATAGAAGATTAAAGCCCTATTCTCATAATATTAAATACTATTCAAATTGTTGTGACTATAATCATTTTTCAAAAGCACTAAATATTAAAAGAAATAATATTCCAGAAGATCTAATGATTTTAAAGTCACCAGTCATAGGTTTTGTAGGAGCCATTAGCAATTATAAACTTGACTTTTCATTAATTTATGAGTTGGCTAAAAATAATAAAATGTGGAATTTTGTATTTATTGGACCTGTTTCAGAAGGGGAGGCAAATACTGATACAAGTTTAATTGATAGCTTGCCAAATATACATCTTTTTGGGTATAGGCCTTATTCAGTACTTCCCTCTTATTGTGCTGGTTTTGATCTTGCTTGGTTGCCACTACAAAAAAATCCGTATACACATTCTATGTTCCCAATGAAGTTTTTTGAATACCTTGCTGCTGGTTTGCCAGTGGTTGCTACTTCTATTGATAGTCTTCAAGAATTTTCCAACGAAGCAATATTATGCGAAGTTGATTATAAGCATTTTGAATCAGCAATTAAATCATCTTTAACCACTTCTTACTGTGATTTGGAGTTAAGACTGAATCTTGCAAAGCAATATACTTATAAGAAACGTACTCAAAGTATGCTCCATGATATTCAAGAATTGATCAATGCTTAA